The Vanacampus margaritifer isolate UIUO_Vmar chromosome 20, RoL_Vmar_1.0, whole genome shotgun sequence genome contains the following window.
GCGAGCTGTTAGAACTGTGCGACGACTACGACCGTGACAGAAACGAGTTTTTTTTCGACCGCCACTCCGAGGCCTTTAGCTTCATCATGCTGTACTTGCAGCATGGCAAGTTGCGATTTGTCCCGCACATGTGCGAACTGTCCTTCTATAACGAGATGCTCTACTGGGGCCTGGAGAGCGCCGACCTGCAGCTGTGCTGTCAGCGGCGGCTGGACGAGCGTCTGTCTGACTGCTTTGTGCACTTCTTCCCCGAAGAGGAGCCACAAGACCCGGAGGAACCGCCGGATCATTGGCTGGAGAGGATGAGGCGCACGTTCGAGGAGCCCACGTCGTCCGTAGCGGCGCAAATCCTGGCCTCGGTGTCCGTGCTGTTTGTTCTCATTTCGATGGTGATGATGTGTGCCAGCACTTTACCAGAGTGGAGTGCGGCTGAGACATTGGATGAACACAGGTAGTCTTGTATAATGCCAGACGTAAGACCCAGTTTGCATGGGCGTGTCTGGAACGCCCAGACAAGGTCACGAATATAGACCAGAGGTCAGCGACCTttgctgtcaaaagagccattttaggccaacaatgcaggttgcagacccctgatatAGAACATATGATTTTACACTTCTCACACACTTTACAcatatcaactcattcactgccattgacgaccattaacgtcaaaaatattttttttactggactggctgtgaatgagttaacttatcAAGACACACTTTTAAAAGTATCCCTCAGTGACTGGTCtctagagagtagaaggaaaaagtcacaatcaagttattccaataaaagttttttttttcttcagcgtggagccattgagtgataaaagtgccgcgagtagcgcgctaattagcattagcgagtcagactggagtagatcattacaattccttgcacatctatagattgaagcaaaaatgattgtcaatcaaatcattttgaattaaaaaaaaaaaacgttcttaatcgaaaatcgattttgaatcgaatcgcaggccccaaaaaatcgaattgtgagacattcaaagattcccaccccaagTATTGACTGATTTCCCAGGATTACGGTAGTTCCTTTGCTTGATTTGTGTCTCTCCCATTGGTTATTCCCAGGATCATCGAGGCGGTGTGCATCGGCTGGTTCACCGCCGAGTGCATCGTCCGTTTCATCGTGTCCCGAGACAAGTGCCAGTTTGTGCGCCGTCCTCTGAACATCATCGACCTGCTGGCCATCACCCCGTATTACATCTCGGTTACCGCCACGGTCCTGACGGGAGAGAACTCTCAGCTTCAGCGAGCCGGCGTGACTCTCCGGGTGCTGCGCATCATGAGGATCTTCTGGGTGATCAAGCTAGCCCGTCACTTCCTGGGCCTACAAACCCTCGGCCTGACCCTGAGACGATGTTATCGCGAAATGGTCATGCTTCTGGTGTTCATCTTTGTGGCCATGGCCATCTTCAGCGCGCTGGCCCAGCTTTTAGAAGGAGGGAACCAGGACTATACGAGCATCCCTGCTGCCAGCTGGTGGGTCATCATCTCCATGACTACGGTGGGCTACGGGGACATGTACCCAGTGACGGTGGCGGGTCGCGTACTGGGCGGGTTCTGTGTGGTGAGCGGAATAGTCCTTCTAGCGCTGCCCATCACCTTCATTTACCACAGTTTTGTGCAGTGCTACCATGAGCTGAAGGTACGTTCGGCACGCTGCATCCGCAGTTCGTCCACTGATTTCATTGACTGAAAGACGCGATATAGCAACACTATAGCAGGAAATTCTACACAGTGGACTTGAAAGCACTACTAAGAGTCTGATTGGCTCCCTGTAAGGTGCTGTTAGCATGACATTtcacggattttttttttttacatgacaatcacattttaactcattcactgccattgacggctacagacgtcaaaaattcatttggactatttctattagtttcaccttttttccccacttttgttaacaagagtatgaaaacctagaaaaaatgtactgtacgtttagaacagatataacattttggattaactagtgaagtcatgtgattaattacaattaaaaaaaaattatcgccagatgcccctaattaaaaaaaagtaaatattattaaaaaattaggggtgtcagacgattacaatttttaattgtaattaattgcatgactttaatagttaactcacgattaatcacaaattttatatctgttctaaatgtacaaaaaacattttttataggttttcatactctgaaactctgaaactaataaaaatagttcaaatgaaattt
Protein-coding sequences here:
- the LOC144040044 gene encoding voltage-gated potassium channel regulatory subunit KCNG3-like; this translates as MKFGSSFCTLNVGGRRFPFSVELMKHLPLSRLSRLYRCVSESELLELCDDYDRDRNEFFFDRHSEAFSFIMLYLQHGKLRFVPHMCELSFYNEMLYWGLESADLQLCCQRRLDERLSDCFVHFFPEEEPQDPEEPPDHWLERMRRTFEEPTSSVAAQILASVSVLFVLISMVMMCASTLPEWSAAETLDEHRIIEAVCIGWFTAECIVRFIVSRDKCQFVRRPLNIIDLLAITPYYISVTATVLTGENSQLQRAGVTLRVLRIMRIFWVIKLARHFLGLQTLGLTLRRCYREMVMLLVFIFVAMAIFSALAQLLEGGNQDYTSIPAASWWVIISMTTVGYGDMYPVTVAGRVLGGFCVVSGIVLLALPITFIYHSFVQCYHELKVRSARCIRSSSTDFID